A single Triticum dicoccoides isolate Atlit2015 ecotype Zavitan chromosome 2A, WEW_v2.0, whole genome shotgun sequence DNA region contains:
- the LOC119359307 gene encoding uncharacterized protein LOC119359307 gives MPASRYQHRRSSYTKSSLLPPRWLVSAAPSFPKMLMLRAAPMSYAKVDKVDAEEARHWKAQFLIHKALETGPTRRPPAAAPLARAGGCRVVRAVRIGIRLKRLRIAVRSFRLRVCRSVLKHLKNLRRLGSPRS, from the coding sequence ATGCCAGCTTCCAGATACCAGCACAGAAGAAGCTCATACACAAaatcctctcttcttcctcctcgttggcTCGTCTCTGCAGCGCCATCATTCCCCAAGATGTTGATGCTAAGGGCAGCGCCGATGTCCTACGCCAAGGTGGACAAGGTGGACGCCGAGGAGGCGCGGCACTGGAAGGCGCAGTTCCTGATCCACAAGGCGCTCGAGACGGGGCCGACTAggcggccgccggcggcggcgccattggcgaGGGCTGGCGGCTGCAGGGTCGTCAGGGCGGTGAGGATCGGCATCCGGCTCAAGAGGCTCAGGATCGCCGTCCGGAGCTTCAGGCTGCGCGTCTGCCGGAGCGTCCTCAAGCACCTCAAGAATCTCAGGAGGCTCGGGTCTCCTCGTTCTTGA